A section of the Thermococcus sp. 21S7 genome encodes:
- the scpB gene encoding SMC-Scp complex subunit ScpB has translation MGLLEDKALVEAALFVSGRPLSVKELSRALGIRSLDYLEKLIELIAAEYAERKSAIEVVKVLGDKYVMQVKQDYSQRVIHLMPRPDLRTGELKTLALIAYLQPIEQSKVVKLRGSQAYEHIRKLLEMGLIYAEPYERTKLLGTTSKFAELYGFPENDPNIIKEAFKKVVHAEYSDLIAKLEGRGDGGESQEPEEIEAETSMEGEE, from the coding sequence ATGGGACTCCTTGAGGACAAGGCCCTTGTTGAGGCTGCACTGTTCGTTTCTGGAAGGCCGCTCAGTGTGAAGGAACTTTCGAGGGCTCTGGGGATAAGGTCACTGGACTACCTCGAAAAACTCATCGAGCTTATAGCAGCCGAATACGCCGAGAGAAAGAGTGCGATAGAGGTTGTGAAGGTTCTGGGGGACAAGTACGTCATGCAGGTGAAGCAGGACTACAGCCAGCGCGTCATCCATCTAATGCCGAGGCCGGACCTGAGGACCGGCGAACTGAAGACCCTCGCCCTCATAGCCTACCTCCAGCCGATAGAGCAGAGCAAGGTGGTGAAACTCCGCGGCAGCCAGGCATACGAGCATATACGAAAGCTCCTGGAGATGGGGCTGATTTATGCCGAGCCATACGAGAGAACGAAGCTCCTAGGAACGACGTCAAAATTCGCCGAGCTATACGGCTTCCCCGAGAACGACCCCAACATCATAAAGGAGGCCTTCAAGAAGGTTGTCCACGCCGAGTACAGCGACCTGATAGCGAAGCTGGAGGGTAGGGGTGATGGTGGCGAATCTCAGGAACCGGAGGAGATTGAAGCGGAGACCTCTATGGAGGGCGAAGAGTAA
- a CDS encoding OB-fold nucleic acid binding domain-containing protein, translating into MGVLTKEQIIEMIEGQKGLSKDEIERRISEIASREGISEHAAALMLAEELGVNLEGREELLHIADLVPGMTGVNVVARVLRKYPPREYQKRDGSTGQVANVIIYDATGKTRLVLWDGLVTKYYSELNAGDLIKIIDPSVREGRNGVELHANFRTRIIVNPEDPRAGEIPPIEEVRSYNYQRRKIGELMGGERFIEVRGTIARLYRVTVYDACPQCRRKVDYDPATDTWICPEHGEVRPVKITIVDFGLDDSTGYIRTTLFGDDAAELVGRDPEEIAEKLREFVESGLTLREAGRKLAEEEYYHLLGREVIVRGNVVDDKFLGLILKAFGWDEVDPKREIARVRAELKEVIKDLV; encoded by the coding sequence ATGGGAGTGCTGACGAAGGAGCAGATTATTGAGATGATCGAGGGGCAGAAGGGCCTCTCGAAGGATGAAATCGAGAGGAGAATATCGGAGATAGCCTCCCGTGAGGGAATCTCCGAGCACGCCGCGGCATTGATGCTCGCCGAGGAACTCGGGGTGAACCTTGAGGGCAGGGAGGAGCTCCTCCACATAGCCGATCTGGTTCCTGGAATGACCGGCGTCAACGTCGTGGCAAGGGTTCTGCGAAAGTACCCGCCCAGGGAGTATCAGAAGAGGGACGGCTCCACCGGACAGGTGGCCAACGTGATAATATACGACGCCACTGGAAAGACGAGACTCGTCCTGTGGGACGGCCTCGTGACCAAGTACTACAGCGAACTCAACGCCGGTGACCTCATCAAGATAATCGACCCCAGCGTCAGGGAGGGTCGTAACGGCGTCGAGCTGCACGCCAACTTCAGGACGAGAATAATCGTCAACCCGGAAGACCCGCGCGCCGGGGAGATACCCCCCATCGAGGAGGTCAGGAGCTACAACTACCAGCGGAGAAAGATAGGCGAGCTGATGGGAGGCGAGCGGTTCATCGAGGTTCGCGGGACGATTGCGAGGCTCTACCGCGTCACCGTCTACGACGCCTGCCCCCAGTGCAGGAGAAAGGTCGATTACGACCCCGCAACGGATACCTGGATATGCCCTGAGCACGGTGAGGTTCGGCCGGTTAAGATAACGATAGTGGACTTCGGCCTGGACGACTCCACGGGATACATAAGGACAACGCTCTTTGGAGACGATGCGGCCGAGCTGGTGGGCAGGGACCCCGAAGAGATAGCCGAGAAGCTCAGGGAGTTCGTCGAGAGCGGTTTAACGCTCAGGGAAGCAGGACGGAAGCTGGCGGAGGAGGAGTACTACCACCTGCTCGGCAGGGAGGTAATCGTCAGGGGCAACGTTGTTGACGACAAGTTCCTCGGACTCATCCTGAAGGCCTTTGGATGGGACGAGGTTGACCCGAAGCGCGAGATCGCCAGGGTGAGGGCCGAGCTGAAGGAGGTCATCAAGGACTTGGTGTGA
- a CDS encoding replication protein RepA, which yields MEEVRFRRRKPAVERKIEEIREDDTRVSLIGKAFKVDKMDYTFWLDDGTGVILIESEENVLPENGQTVRVIGRVIRNEEETHIYGEVVQDFSDADLDALEEIRELERKVLPKVEGIIEFFGGEEL from the coding sequence ATGGAGGAAGTTAGGTTCAGGCGCAGAAAGCCCGCCGTCGAGAGAAAGATTGAGGAGATCAGGGAGGACGACACCAGGGTTTCGCTCATCGGAAAGGCCTTCAAGGTCGACAAGATGGACTACACCTTCTGGCTCGACGACGGAACGGGCGTCATACTCATCGAAAGCGAGGAGAACGTTCTTCCCGAGAACGGGCAGACCGTGAGGGTCATCGGAAGGGTCATCAGGAACGAAGAGGAGACCCACATCTACGGCGAGGTCGTCCAGGACTTCAGCGATGCTGACTTAGATGCACTGGAAGAGATAAGGGAGCTTGAGAGAAAGGTTCTGCCCAAAGTCGAGGGCATCATAGAGTTCTTCGGGGGTGAGGAACTATGA
- a CDS encoding OB-fold nucleic acid binding domain-containing protein: MKKRLPASRVYIKDIIDGYYVRSEGDFEPNYLITRDARKVYRVKVVATVVRDPMMSEDESYGRFQIDDGTGTIWVFGFRENTRFINLVKKGDLVQIIGKVGEWRDDKQILVEGISKVEPNMWILHRFETLKEKAEHAEKARRAFEIYDRYGITAKAKVIAKNKGVSEDMLITIDELYTMMLEQRSTEEALFEEEVVEEEPKEENPELEKAKKAVLDLLREKGKALSHKFIIKKLSKEIDEELIEEAITQLLAEGEIYEPEIGYYEPL, from the coding sequence ATGAAGAAGCGCCTTCCGGCGAGCAGGGTCTACATCAAGGACATCATAGACGGCTACTACGTCAGGAGCGAAGGCGACTTCGAGCCGAACTACCTGATAACGAGGGACGCCAGAAAGGTCTACCGCGTTAAGGTCGTCGCCACGGTCGTCAGAGACCCCATGATGAGCGAGGATGAGAGCTACGGAAGGTTCCAGATTGACGACGGCACCGGAACGATATGGGTCTTCGGTTTCAGGGAGAACACCCGCTTCATAAACCTTGTGAAGAAGGGCGACCTCGTTCAGATCATCGGAAAGGTTGGGGAGTGGCGCGACGACAAGCAGATACTCGTTGAGGGCATATCGAAGGTCGAGCCGAACATGTGGATACTCCACCGCTTCGAGACGCTGAAGGAGAAGGCCGAGCACGCGGAGAAGGCCAGGAGGGCCTTCGAGATATACGACCGCTACGGGATAACCGCCAAGGCCAAGGTTATAGCCAAGAACAAGGGCGTAAGCGAGGACATGCTCATTACCATAGACGAACTCTACACCATGATGCTTGAGCAGAGGAGCACGGAGGAGGCCCTCTTTGAGGAGGAGGTCGTCGAGGAGGAACCCAAGGAAGAGAATCCCGAGCTTGAGAAGGCCAAGAAGGCCGTCCTAGACCTGCTCCGCGAGAAGGGCAAGGCTCTGTCGCACAAGTTCATAATCAAGAAGCTTTCGAAGGAGATCGACGAGGAGCTGATCGAGGAGGCGATAACCCAGCTTCTGGCGGAGGGCGAGATATACGAGCCCGAGATCGGCTACTACGAGCCGCTTTGA
- a CDS encoding ribonucleoside-triphosphate reductase — protein MEFKDELVRNLESEELWTVITFKTPYGPAKTLEKLVEAVENAGWRVTFKANWWTADIPYGLARIDARKGDREKIVLGKWILGGKCELISLENMPLEKGRDEFFRMVDSITSTLIHDPVIRTMREQY, from the coding sequence ATGGAGTTTAAGGATGAACTCGTGAGAAACCTCGAATCCGAGGAACTGTGGACTGTCATCACGTTTAAAACGCCCTACGGGCCTGCAAAGACCCTTGAAAAACTCGTGGAAGCCGTTGAGAATGCGGGCTGGCGCGTTACCTTCAAGGCCAACTGGTGGACGGCCGACATTCCTTACGGTTTGGCCAGAATAGACGCCAGAAAGGGGGACAGGGAGAAGATAGTGCTCGGCAAGTGGATACTCGGGGGAAAATGCGAGCTGATAAGCTTAGAGAACATGCCGCTGGAGAAGGGGCGCGACGAGTTCTTCCGCATGGTGGACAGCATAACCTCAACGCTGATCCACGACCCGGTCATAAGGACGATGAGGGAGCAGTACTAG
- a CDS encoding geranylgeranylglycerol-phosphate geranylgeranyltransferase — protein sequence MELKAFVEITRPHNCILAGIVGVLGSIVAVGHFPDLATAVLVFLVVTLGCAGGNTINDYFDYEIDKINRPERPLPRGAMGRRTALYYSLLLFAVGLALAYLINLRAFILGVIAYAAMLLYAWKLKPLPFIGNLVVAGLTSATPLYGALAVEHIGLAGYLALCAFLVNVAREVIKDIEDVEGDVAKGARTLPIIWGKKKAAYIGVFFAVLTVVASFLPVRAGVGLGYYAMVPVDLVILYAAYIILKNQGEESAHRAQKLLKVSIFLAVTAFIIAAIV from the coding sequence ATGGAACTCAAGGCGTTCGTAGAGATAACCAGGCCCCACAACTGCATCCTCGCCGGGATAGTGGGTGTCCTGGGTTCGATAGTCGCGGTTGGACACTTTCCAGACTTAGCCACGGCGGTTCTGGTCTTTCTGGTCGTCACCCTCGGCTGTGCCGGGGGCAACACGATAAACGACTACTTCGACTACGAGATAGATAAAATCAACCGGCCCGAGAGACCCCTTCCCAGGGGGGCAATGGGCAGAAGAACCGCACTCTACTACTCGCTGCTCCTGTTCGCGGTTGGCCTGGCTCTTGCGTACCTAATAAACCTCCGGGCGTTCATCCTGGGGGTTATCGCCTACGCCGCGATGCTCCTCTACGCCTGGAAGCTCAAACCGCTCCCGTTCATAGGAAACCTCGTGGTTGCTGGCCTCACCAGTGCGACGCCGCTCTACGGCGCCCTCGCCGTTGAACACATCGGCCTGGCCGGCTACCTCGCGCTCTGCGCCTTCCTGGTAAACGTTGCCAGGGAGGTTATCAAGGACATCGAGGACGTTGAGGGCGACGTTGCCAAGGGCGCCAGAACGCTCCCCATAATCTGGGGGAAGAAGAAGGCAGCCTACATCGGGGTCTTCTTTGCCGTTCTGACTGTGGTGGCCTCGTTTCTGCCGGTCAGAGCCGGTGTTGGCCTCGGTTACTACGCTATGGTGCCGGTTGACCTGGTGATACTCTACGCCGCGTACATTATACTTAAGAACCAGGGGGAGGAATCGGCACACAGGGCCCAGAAGCTGCTCAAGGTGAGCATCTTCCTGGCCGTCACTGCATTCATAATAGCCGCGATAGTGTGA
- a CDS encoding Clp1/GlmU family protein, whose amino-acid sequence MNKATYTEDVPPDRFELLERITALERPAKVMLIGSTDSGKTTLLTFLANRLIDEGLRVAVVDSDVGQKGILPPATVSLAFPEGPFESIGELSARAHYFIGTITPGGYAGEMAVGVKRLTEVALKEADVVLIDTTGFVTAQGIEIKRLKAELVKPELIVFLERDNELSHLRRLLSPYGEVARLSVSEKVREHSRDERREVRREKWRAYFSKASLVEVDLSKTVPTGTELFRGRPLIREEKELLSTLFRWLVIAGWKGERYIVVKADAEPGPRQYGRPVIHAVDFERLSNLLVGFIDGSGFCLGVGVLKWINFGEMKAQVLTPLSAAEVDKVLELRFGRVRVLETGEELGLLRREEL is encoded by the coding sequence ATGAACAAAGCGACTTACACGGAGGACGTTCCGCCGGACAGGTTTGAACTCCTTGAGCGTATAACTGCCCTGGAGAGACCTGCAAAGGTCATGCTGATAGGCTCCACCGACAGCGGAAAGACAACGCTGTTGACATTTCTAGCCAACAGGCTCATCGATGAGGGCCTCAGGGTCGCGGTGGTTGACAGCGACGTCGGCCAGAAGGGAATCCTGCCACCGGCCACCGTGAGCCTCGCCTTTCCCGAGGGGCCATTTGAGTCGATAGGGGAACTATCCGCCAGAGCGCACTACTTCATAGGGACGATCACCCCGGGAGGGTACGCCGGCGAGATGGCCGTTGGGGTCAAGAGACTGACCGAGGTGGCTTTAAAAGAGGCCGACGTGGTTCTCATAGACACGACCGGCTTCGTCACCGCCCAGGGTATCGAGATAAAGCGCCTCAAGGCCGAGCTCGTGAAACCAGAGCTCATCGTTTTCCTTGAGCGGGACAACGAGCTCTCCCACCTGCGCAGGCTTCTATCCCCCTACGGGGAGGTGGCAAGGCTCTCCGTCAGCGAGAAGGTGAGGGAGCATTCGAGGGATGAGAGGCGGGAAGTCAGGCGGGAGAAATGGAGGGCCTACTTCTCGAAGGCCTCGCTCGTCGAGGTCGACCTCTCGAAGACTGTTCCCACGGGGACGGAGCTCTTCAGGGGCAGGCCGCTGATCAGGGAGGAGAAAGAACTCCTCTCGACGCTCTTCAGGTGGCTCGTGATAGCCGGCTGGAAGGGGGAGCGGTACATCGTTGTCAAGGCCGATGCCGAGCCCGGTCCCCGGCAGTACGGCCGCCCGGTAATCCACGCGGTCGATTTTGAGAGGCTGAGCAACCTCCTGGTGGGCTTCATCGATGGAAGCGGTTTCTGCCTCGGCGTTGGGGTGCTCAAGTGGATAAACTTCGGGGAGATGAAAGCGCAGGTTCTGACGCCCCTTTCCGCCGCAGAGGTGGATAAAGTCCTTGAGCTTCGCTTTGGCAGGGTAAGGGTGCTTGAGACGGGCGAGGAACTCGGCCTTCTCAGGAGGGAGGAGCTCTAG
- a CDS encoding Lrp/AsnC family transcriptional regulator gives MEGRSTLTPRQIRLLRKFYEEGKTIEVHTVEKTQDELAEELGITRQALSNHLKVLKELGYIRTGRGFIDLTDKALDLLGEKKGDVFVFVKIEPTKRKHVYEHIKELKIKKIYRVTGDIDLIIEADKTKLDDILEEIASLDGVKETITHIVLEVL, from the coding sequence ATGGAAGGGAGGTCGACTCTTACCCCGAGGCAGATAAGGCTGCTCAGAAAGTTCTACGAGGAAGGAAAGACGATCGAGGTGCACACCGTCGAGAAGACCCAGGACGAGCTTGCGGAGGAGCTTGGAATCACCAGACAGGCCCTTAGCAATCACCTTAAGGTGCTTAAAGAACTCGGCTACATAAGGACCGGAAGGGGCTTCATAGACCTCACGGACAAGGCCCTCGACCTTCTCGGTGAGAAGAAGGGCGACGTCTTCGTCTTCGTAAAGATAGAGCCCACCAAGAGGAAGCACGTCTACGAACACATCAAGGAGCTCAAGATAAAGAAGATATACCGTGTCACCGGCGACATAGACCTCATCATTGAGGCCGACAAGACGAAGCTCGACGATATCCTTGAGGAGATAGCCTCACTCGACGGCGTCAAGGAGACCATTACCCACATCGTTCTCGAAGTCCTCTGA